One window of the Labilibaculum sp. genome contains the following:
- a CDS encoding homocysteine S-methyltransferase family protein: MIFEKLFHNSDVLLTEGALVERLRDEFDVEFDKHINHAGVLYTNPDALECLYKQYVDIGDKYKLPIMLMTPTRKVNFESVKESCFSDKDIIADSCAFLNKIKNQYPDGAESIMIGGLLGCKGDAYGSEIVLGIDEAYRFHRRQTLQFAKEEVDYLFAGIMPEINEALGMARAMADSQIPYIISFMIKKNGCLLDGTPISEAIRLIDKETNVKPLCYMTNCVHSTNVRQALANEVNDKDILLKRFKGIQANSSVLSPEELNNCGILQQGDFVGMVDEMQLLYREFDFKIFGGCCGTNDKFIDQLSAMLIAGK, translated from the coding sequence TAAGAGATGAATTTGATGTGGAATTTGACAAGCACATCAATCATGCGGGAGTTTTGTATACTAATCCGGATGCATTAGAGTGTCTATACAAACAATATGTTGATATTGGAGACAAGTACAAGCTTCCCATTATGCTGATGACTCCAACTCGAAAAGTGAATTTTGAATCTGTAAAAGAATCCTGTTTTAGTGATAAAGATATCATTGCGGATTCTTGTGCCTTCCTAAATAAAATTAAAAATCAATATCCTGATGGTGCAGAAAGTATAATGATAGGTGGATTGTTGGGCTGTAAGGGGGATGCGTATGGCAGTGAAATTGTTTTAGGGATTGATGAGGCATATCGTTTTCATAGGAGACAAACACTTCAATTTGCAAAAGAAGAGGTTGATTATTTATTTGCAGGCATTATGCCGGAAATAAATGAAGCTTTAGGTATGGCTCGGGCAATGGCTGATTCTCAAATTCCATATATTATTAGTTTCATGATCAAAAAAAATGGTTGTTTACTGGATGGAACTCCCATTTCCGAAGCTATAAGATTAATTGACAAGGAGACAAATGTAAAGCCACTCTGCTACATGACTAATTGTGTGCATTCAACCAATGTAAGACAGGCTTTGGCAAATGAAGTTAATGACAAGGATATCCTTTTAAAAAGATTTAAAGGCATTCAGGCAAACTCGTCTGTGTTGAGTCCGGAAGAGTTGAATAACTGTGGTATTCTGCAACAAGGTGATTTTGTTGGTATGGTTGATGAAATGCAGTTATTATATCGGGAATTCGACTTCAAAATTTTTGGTGGATGCTGTGGCACAAATGATAAGTTTATTGATCAATTATCAGCTATGCTGATTGCGGGTAAATAA
- the ccsA gene encoding cytochrome c biogenesis protein CcsA, with translation MHIREGQTTNQITTMNSYIDIQAQANGKISQLSEKITVSSVKTTEFSDDLNIDNKNVEISLKTMIPNAQSTIAQDLNGTPIIEMVAVGSAGMAGMQNFTLAYNEQKNIGANLLAFGSNPNANTIVFDYSDSLRIISPTEFSEVSMMGGDPISMEANKWHVVFPKKLYDLNGTKIVIKNFFPSAIYKYIQGKDKNAPTVLVFDVKSGNEQKEMIVKGSDNYVGVPGNLTINGIDVAVAYGPKTIEIPFSLKLNKFILDRYPGSNSPSSFASEVTLYDNTKGIEQNHRIFMNNILKHDGFRFFQASYDTDEKGTVLSVNHDQWGMRITYLGYFILMLGMAWSLISPATRFKALGAKSKSVKVLAVMAFLIAGSLLPASAQNQILPIVPLKQSQNFGALLVQDNGGRFEPINTLASEVIRKITKKNKFQGYPADQIFLSMIVNPQQWQTVAMIKVGNSELAKELGISGKYGSFRHFLDQQGQYKLSKKVQDAYSRKPSQRTGYDKEIISVDERVNISYMVFTGEFLKIFPDPNDDMHAWYNPTAELAFTGDDSLFVKKSILLLGQALNNGDFVNADNYIAGIKTYQNRFGQNVIPSPIKQKIEILYNNTNIFKRLFPYYLLIGFFLIVFLVIQIINPKFQVKWIMRAAMLILGIGFILHTTGLAARWYISGHAPWSNGFESMTYVAWACLLSGFIFVKKSDFALAATSILAGLTLFVAHLSWMSPEVTNLVPVLKSYWLTIHVAIITASYGFLALAAILGMINLFLFNLQNKNNIPRIKSTVTDLTRISEMTMTIGLYFLTIGTFLGGIWANESWGRYWGWDPKETWALVSILVYSFILHMRFIPGLKSVYSFNIASVWGYSSILMTYFGVNYYLAGMHSYAKGDPVPVPTWVYYTVAIVLILSLTAYFNYKKYNTEPEEVEA, from the coding sequence ATGCACATTCGCGAAGGACAAACGACCAATCAGATTACTACAATGAACTCCTACATTGATATCCAGGCACAAGCGAATGGAAAAATCAGTCAACTAAGCGAAAAAATTACTGTTTCATCGGTAAAAACAACGGAATTTAGTGATGATTTGAATATCGACAATAAAAATGTTGAGATATCACTTAAAACAATGATTCCAAATGCACAATCGACCATTGCACAAGACCTGAATGGGACACCGATTATTGAGATGGTTGCGGTTGGTTCTGCTGGTATGGCAGGAATGCAGAATTTTACTCTGGCTTACAACGAACAAAAAAACATAGGTGCCAATCTTTTAGCATTTGGAAGTAATCCCAATGCAAATACTATTGTTTTCGATTACTCGGATAGCTTAAGAATAATTTCGCCCACTGAATTTTCGGAAGTAAGTATGATGGGGGGAGATCCAATTTCAATGGAAGCTAATAAATGGCACGTAGTATTTCCTAAAAAATTATACGACTTAAACGGAACCAAAATAGTAATCAAAAACTTTTTCCCTTCGGCAATTTACAAATACATACAAGGCAAAGATAAAAATGCCCCAACAGTACTTGTATTTGATGTGAAAAGCGGAAATGAGCAAAAGGAAATGATTGTAAAAGGATCTGATAATTATGTAGGCGTACCTGGTAATCTGACGATAAACGGTATTGATGTTGCAGTAGCTTATGGTCCAAAAACAATTGAAATTCCATTTTCCCTGAAACTGAACAAATTTATCTTAGATAGATATCCTGGCTCGAACAGTCCATCATCATTTGCCAGTGAAGTAACCCTTTACGATAATACAAAAGGCATCGAGCAAAACCATCGTATTTTCATGAATAACATTCTTAAACACGATGGATTCAGATTCTTTCAGGCATCCTATGATACAGATGAAAAGGGAACTGTTCTTTCGGTAAATCACGACCAGTGGGGAATGAGGATTACCTACCTTGGGTATTTTATTCTGATGCTGGGGATGGCCTGGTCACTGATTAGTCCGGCTACCCGTTTTAAAGCATTGGGGGCAAAATCGAAAAGTGTGAAAGTTCTTGCTGTAATGGCTTTCTTGATTGCAGGCAGTCTTTTACCGGCTTCGGCGCAAAATCAAATATTGCCAATTGTTCCGTTAAAGCAATCGCAGAATTTTGGAGCATTATTGGTACAAGATAATGGCGGTCGTTTCGAACCCATTAACACCCTGGCCAGCGAAGTTATTCGCAAAATCACTAAGAAGAATAAGTTTCAGGGATATCCTGCCGATCAAATTTTTCTTAGTATGATTGTAAATCCTCAGCAGTGGCAAACCGTTGCCATGATAAAGGTTGGGAATTCCGAATTGGCTAAGGAACTTGGCATTTCGGGTAAATATGGATCATTCAGACACTTTTTAGACCAACAAGGTCAATACAAATTATCGAAGAAAGTACAAGATGCCTATTCAAGAAAACCATCGCAGCGTACAGGTTACGATAAAGAAATTATCTCGGTTGACGAAAGAGTTAACATCAGCTATATGGTGTTTACAGGTGAATTCTTAAAAATATTCCCTGATCCGAACGATGACATGCACGCCTGGTACAACCCAACTGCTGAACTGGCTTTTACCGGAGATGATTCTTTGTTTGTAAAAAAGTCTATTCTCTTGTTAGGACAAGCCTTAAACAATGGCGATTTTGTAAATGCAGACAACTATATTGCAGGCATAAAAACCTACCAAAACCGATTTGGACAAAATGTGATTCCATCTCCAATCAAACAAAAAATTGAGATTCTTTACAACAATACAAACATCTTTAAAAGATTATTTCCCTACTATTTACTAATTGGTTTCTTTTTAATCGTGTTTCTGGTGATCCAGATTATCAACCCGAAATTCCAGGTAAAGTGGATCATGCGCGCAGCCATGCTGATATTAGGAATTGGCTTTATTCTGCATACAACCGGATTGGCTGCCAGATGGTATATTTCAGGTCATGCCCCATGGAGTAATGGTTTTGAATCGATGACTTATGTGGCATGGGCTTGTTTGCTTTCAGGATTCATATTTGTAAAAAAATCGGATTTTGCATTGGCTGCAACATCAATTCTTGCGGGATTAACTCTTTTTGTAGCTCATTTAAGCTGGATGAGCCCAGAGGTTACCAATTTGGTTCCTGTGCTTAAATCGTACTGGCTAACCATTCACGTGGCCATTATTACTGCCAGCTACGGATTTCTTGCTCTGGCTGCAATTTTAGGAATGATTAACCTCTTCCTATTCAATTTGCAAAACAAGAATAACATCCCTAGAATTAAGAGCACTGTTACGGATCTTACCCGTATCAGCGAAATGACCATGACCATCGGTTTGTATTTTCTAACTATCGGAACTTTTCTGGGTGGTATTTGGGCCAACGAATCGTGGGGACGATACTGGGGTTGGGATCCTAAAGAAACATGGGCACTGGTAAGCATTTTGGTATATAGCTTTATACTGCACATGCGTTTTATTCCCGGCTTAAAATCGGTTTACTCCTTTAATATTGCTTCGGTTTGGGGCTACAGCTCAATCTTAATGACTTATTTTGGTGTGAACTACTATTTGGCAGGTATGCATTCGTACGCTAAAGGCGATCCTGTTCCGGTGCCAACCTGGGTGTACTACACCGTTGCAATTGTTCTGATTCTAAGTTTAACTGCTTACTTCAATTACAAAAAATACAATACCGAGCCAGAAGAGGTGGAGGCATAA